The Tripterygium wilfordii isolate XIE 37 chromosome 18, ASM1340144v1, whole genome shotgun sequence nucleotide sequence AGCCAAAAACTTATCAACATAAGGGATAAGGATGCGGAGCTGTGTTGAATATTGAATTCATCCCACAAAAGAAATATCCGCCCAATCGagtataacatatatatatatatatatttatatagtaagataattatatgtatctatatcgacatatatatctatgtatatatatcagtaCATATACACAGCGCATTTCATAATAATTGCAAATTATCTCACAAAACTGAAGCAACCATAGAAATCTACAATATTGTTCTTTGAAACCTAGCTTTAAACCATCATCAGCCTGGTTCATATAGATTATATGTGGTCTCTGCACAAAATGTAGGTTATGTCTAGGAGCCAAATTGCCAAGAGAACCTTAATTAGTCATCATGAAGAATACAAGGAAGATTTGTAATTCTTATTGACTTCTTCACCAAGTgtacaaactatatatatatatgacagatAAAAGCTAATcccatatccaaaaaaaaaaagtagggtCTTGATggactttctctctctagagatCTCATACTCAGAAAAATTAGGGTAAACTGTTAGGAAAAACTGGGCATATAGCAGCAAAACAAGGAATTGAAACTCTCCAATGAAATTGAACGATATATGCTCAAAACCCCTTtagaaaacaaaggaaataacTGTTTGTTGATAGTATCATGAAATCAAAAAACAAACTAAGAAGATAAGTACTAGCTAGGAAGAAATAACACAGGACAATATATTAGCACTCGTGAATAAAAACAAACCAACCAACCACTGTggtttaacacaattaaaagcTAATCCAAACAACCCATTACAAATGGAGCAGCACAATGTATTTACAActgaatcaaaattaaaattacaacttaactaaaacaaaatattatcAGAAAAAGAGTACTCTCTGGGTGTACCAGTACTGtatatgattgaaattgaactAGAAATTTACTTGCTTAATTGGATGCTTACCAGTATGCTTCTGCTGCCTCTATCGCGGTTCCAATGCTAACTTCTCCATCAGATAATTCATCTGCTGGGCGATTAAGATCCAAGCATACCCCACCAGATTTTGCAGAATTTCCCACTGCTGCAGGTGCAGGTGCAGGCGCAGCTACAGGTAAGTAGGAAAAATGCACCTTCTTGTGCCCACCAAGTGCTTGACCAGACTCAAACACTTTGTCACAAAATGGACACTTGAATCCACCAACAACTTCAtcagcaccaccaccacttcCACTTCCCTCTTCATCCTCCGACTCCGCCTCTTCGTCCTTAATGACAATCCCTTTCATCTTCTTGTGGCTAGCCCTGTGTCCACCCAGAGCTTGATAAGATCTAAAAAGCTTCTTGCAAGTATTGCACCTGTAACTCCCTCTCTTAGTAGCAGTGGTAGGAGTCTTCTCTCGCTCCAAATGAACTACTCGATCTTCCATTCTGGTACTCCATGTGCCCCTTGAAAGACTGATTAGAGTCCAAGCTACTTCTTCATCTACCAAACAAATTTCGGAATCAGAACTAGCCTGTTCTGCCAATTCAACTGCCACTCCAGTGACTGATTCAGATTCAACGGTGCGGCGTCGTTTGGATCGTCTGCAAGTGATCAGGCCACTCCTTGGGGATTCGCTCCCGGTGTCTCCACCTTTGATCATGACTGAAGCTGCAGGACGAGGATGATCAGTGATTACGGCGATGAGTTCATGGTTGTTCTGTGATCTGTAGGAGTgcatggaagaagaagaaggagatggaGGGGATTTGGGGTGCTGCGGTTGGTGAGGGAGCGGGTTAGGTTTTGGAGGAAGAGGATGTTTGGCGTAGTGAGATCTCAGGTGTCCGCCCATGGCTTTGCCATTAGCGAAGCGCTTGTTGCAGAAACAGCAGATCTTCTCCATGGGTGATATGCACAACAAAAGCACTTCCCCTCACTGCCTTGTTATATATCAAGAGAGTTTGTGCAGTGAAGTAGTAGGTGACAACTCTGCATTCACTAGAAGACACAAAATCATAAAAGTAATGGGCGACTATGACCCTCACccaaaaaatatgaattttaatgttaaacaaataattttattaacattgattattaatgaaacaaaaaaaaagaagagaatatgAGTTTTTTATTCTTGTGAAAATAAAATCTCTCCGTGGTGATTGCACATTTATGTCAAAGATAATGTTTGCTCTTCTAATTTTAGGGCAGGAACATTTAATTTTAGATGCAAAAATACTCCAACCCTAAAATTAATTTGAGATTAGAAATTGATGAATTATAaacaaattagtaaattaatttttgatCAAGAAATTTGATTCTATGCCAAATGTAGTAAATACATTTCATTCGTGTGGAGTTAGAAGCTAGCGCATATGACACATGACTTATTAGACACAAAAAGTTGTCAAAATCAATTGGTAATTGCGTATAATTGGAAGGATCGAAAATATTTATCTTTTGTATATGACAAAAAAATATCTCTTTTGTCCTCAATTTGATTATATCTGATTTCATTGTCGCCatgtaattattaaaaaattgtcaaaattaATTGACAATTGCGTTTAATTGGAGGGGTCGCGAGTATCGCTTCTGTCCTGACAAGAAAAAAAGATTTATCTTTTGTCCTCGATATGATTGTATCTAATTTGATTATCGCTATGTCTTTATTATCTTTCGAATTTAGTTAGATTCACACGAAATCCAAAGATGATCCGGATGTGTTTCttattatttaaaatgttttattgGAATAAGATTcaagaaaaattgaaacaaatttgtGTTTCATTCTATGTGCCTAATTAAAACACGCTAGGTTagcttataaattataataagcTCTAAAAAAACAGTTTCAAATTCAaacttattttataatttttatttgttttttcttgtttattcttttctttttt carries:
- the LOC119983494 gene encoding zinc finger protein ZAT1-like, producing the protein MEKICCFCNKRFANGKAMGGHLRSHYAKHPLPPKPNPLPHQPQHPKSPPSPSSSSMHSYRSQNNHELIAVITDHPRPAASVMIKGGDTGSESPRSGLITCRRSKRRRTVESESVTGVAVELAEQASSDSEICLVDEEREKTPTTATKRGSYRCNTCKKLFRSYQALGGHRASHKKMKGIVIKDEEAESEDEEGSGSGGGADEVVGGFKCPFCDKVFESGQALGGHKKVHFSYLPVAAPAPAPAAVGNSAKSGGVCLDLNRPADELSDGEVSIGTAIEAAEAYCCKYIVLLHL